The DNA sequence TGGGCGCACGTTTGGTCCGGAGCGCCTCATCCTCGGCAGTTGGATTGGGCAGGATGGTCAACATCCAAACAAATAGGCATAGCGGAATCGCAAAGAGCAATCCCGTCGTAAAGGGCATCCATTGCTCGCTCACGCCCTCGGTCATGAGCCATCGCCCGATATCCTTCACGAATCCCGATGCGAAGATAAAACTCGCGCATAGTCCCAGTCCCATCACCTCGGTCTGCTTCCGGCCTTCAAGGAAGGAAAAGACGAGTCCCCAAACCATCCCCAGCGGCAATCCATTGAAGAAGAGGAATGCGATATTGTAGGGGGCGGGCAACAGTCCAAAGCCCAATAGCGCGACTTCCGCGATCCCGATCAAGCCCAAAATCGCCCATCCACGACGCTGAGTACCGATTTCGGAGACGACCTTGATCCCGATAAACTTGGACAGCATGTAGCCGATCACCTGTGAGATGACCAGAATATTCTTGTAGCTGAGGCCGAGAATCTCCGGAAAATCGGCATACGTCGCCGCGGAAAATGGCTTCCGGAAGGCGTACATGCAGGAATAGGTACAGAATGCCGCCACGATAGCGAAGACACTCAGCAGCGCCGGATTGGCTTGGGATAGACGTTGGGTGATACGTTGGGACATGAGCAGATCATTTTCGCGGACATCCATTCGGTCCGACAATCTGCAAATTTTCATTCCTTACATCAATTTTTCGTAAAGGATTTGTTGGCTTCTTGTGTCCATTTGGGGGTGCCGTGGCGTCTTGGCATTCCTGTTCCTCCTCGCCGATTGGAGCGCCACGTCGGGCTTTCCGAGGGTTCGCTATCGCTACCGTCCTCCGCTGAGGGCTCCGGACCTCGGCAAAGCCTCGCCTCTCCTATCCCTCACCCCACACTTGCCATCGCACATTTACATTTGGTTAGCTTTGATTCGCGCCGATCTTCAATCCACTGGCATCAAATGGGACCGATTGCCAAGTTCCCCCCAGCAGGACTTGGAGTTCCCGATAGCCAATTTCCAACAGCAATGCTGCCGCTTCCGAAAAATGGCCGTCAATCTCCTGTGGGCGGTGCGAGTCGGAATTCAAGACCACGGGAATATTTCGCTGATACATCTCGGTCAAGATCCAACGCCCCGGATAGGGTTCCGTCGTCAGGCCTTTGTACATGCCTCGGGTATTGACCTCGACGGGGATTCCAGATTGGGCAATCACATCCAAAGTCTTCCGTACTTCTGCTTGGTACCAGTCTGAACCCGTATCAAAGAGCTTCCCGCTCTCGTCCTGAATCTTGATTTTGTCGAGATGGCCGATCATTGAAGGTGGATCTTGCTCCACCATCATGCGAGTCAATTCGTAGTATCGCTCGACTGCGGCTCGGGCATTTCCCCCGAAAATCTCCTCCACGCCTCGCACAAAGAGGACATGCGGACCATCGATTTCCCAAGGAGTTCCATCTGGAAATGCATCGACATAGTGGATCGACCCCACGGAATAGTCCAAGTTCTGGGCAGCAATCAACGGGTCGGAGGGGCCAGTCACCCCCGGGATGAAATCCACTTCCATCCCGACGTAGATTTCGATTTGGTCTTGGTATTGGTCTCTCAGGGATCGGATCTCGGCGGCATATTTGGGTGCGTCCTCGGGATTCATATTCCAAGTACTCGGAAACGCTACCGGAGAATGGGAGGAGCATCCAAAGGCGGCAAAGCCACGCTCGATGGCTGATTGAATATGGGCTTCGGGAGACAGTTTGCCATCGCAATAATGGCTGTGGGAGTGATAATTGGTCCAAGACATGCGTTGCAGTTTTCGGGAAAGTTCCGCCATGTGCGCTAAAATCCCAAATGTGAAGCCCATATAAAGGACTACCTATTGTCAATTTGAAGGTGCAGATTCGATTTGTGGTCTCCTTTCAGCAGCAGAGGCATCCTTCCAGAAGATTCCCACATTTCCGATTCGATCATTCTTTGGGCAACGTTTCCCAAATACCGAGCTGCCCTTCTTGGATATCGAGAAACCTCCCAAAAGATTGGGCTGCTTCTGAAACCTTACAGGATTAGAATCAGATGATTTGATGAAAGAAAAATACGGGAACTGATTAAGATTTTCACCAAATGACATCTTTTCATCAATTCGTATGAAAAATTATTCGCATTTTTCCGCAACCTAACATCTCATTCAACCCCCAAAAGGCTACCCTAATCAAGGGATCAGACAATTTGCCAAAAATGATAGAATCCCGAGGCGAAAATCCAAATGTAGACAAACGCCCATTATTCCGTTGCAAAATGTAATAAAAGCGGGAATACTTGGAGTACTGAACATTCGACTCCCATCATGCTTTCCGTCCAGTCTAATTTATTTTCCAAAAGGTACGATGCCTAATCCCTCCTTTTGGGTCATCTCAAGTTCAAAAATCATTCACAAATAGCACTTGCAGCTTCTAGAGGCAAGTTTCCCCCAGATAGGTCCATCTTTTCATGAGATGGTTCTCGGGACCTTTTACTCGAATCCTAGCTTCCCCAACGATCGATTTTAGCGGCAGATTTGTCAAGCCTTTTGCCGATAAATCGCATAAAATCGTATCACCATTTTTTCTGATTTGTCTGAAAATCGCGCCCTGTATGAGTCCGTCATAGATCGGTCTCCCATGAGCGTAAGATCGTCTCAAGATTGTATTCAGGTAAGAAAATGGTGCTCAGAAGCCCAAAACAACACAACCAGACATATTCCTGTCATAATTCGACCATTCAGCCCACAAAAAACACTTCTAGCAGGCGGATATCTTCCAAGCCTGACGGGAGGATGATGCATAATTTTTGGACTTCCCCGATGCAAGTTTCGGGAATGTACCCTACGCGTTCTTTACAGGCGGTTGCCGAAAAGCCTCCAAAAGAGTAGGCATAAATCATCCAAATTTGATAGTTGATATGAGTAATCAGAATCTCCTGTCCCAATCCTACAACCAGATCATCAATCAGGTCATGCAGGGGCAGAACCAGAATTTCCAGATGCTGGCCCAGCCCATCGATTTTTCGTGGCCGGTTGCTCCTACTGGACAGATGTCTCCTGAAGCCTACCAACTGGTGAGCATTATGCCTCAATGGTCTGACGTAGCGGCGTATTCTGCATCCTCTTCGACTTTCTTCAGTGCGTACAACAACATCTTTGCTCACGTCACTTTCAAGGTAAGTCCTGAAAAGCAAAACGACCTGAACCAACTGCAAAATCAGTGGCAAGTGGCGCTGAATGCCATCAATGGAGCTACCACTGAAGCCAGTACTGCCTACGAAACTGCCAAACAAAACGGAGGAGCCGTTTTTTCAGCGATGTATCCAGACATCACGGCTTGGTTGGCTGGACCGGGATCTGCTTATCAAAACAAGATCAACAACCTGACTGAGACTGCCAAGGCACTGGGGAATCAGTACAAGGAGCTTTCCGAAGCATTGCTGGTAGGAAAAGACGAATTGGTCGCTGCCATGAAGGCCACCAAAGAGCCGACTGGATCTCCAGGAAGCCAACCATCGCCTCCCGGATGGACCAAAGTTCCCAACTCCGCTGGCGATCTCGAATGGCAGCCTTCCTTCAACATCGGCACTACCGGACAAGATTGGCGCGCTCAATTGACCTCCGGAACTCAGGGTGCATTCACCGTCAATCTGGATGCAGGCAAGAGCGACACATCATTTGACCACTCTTGGGCTGGCGGAAGTGCAAGCTACGGCAACTTCTTCTGGGGCATCAATGGTGGCGGCGGATGGGAAAAGTGGGACCTCAGCGAAAGTGATGCCGGCGTCCAGGCTTCCATCTCCGTGAAAAGCTCCACCATCGTACCGATCACTCCTGGCGTATGGTATGACGGCGGATTCATGAAGGATCTCGCACGCAACACCAGTGGCTCTGGAGCGACTATCGAACAAGGCTGGCAAGTCAATGGCGGTCAAGGTTCCAACTCCCTCTTCGGGCAGTATGGCATCCTTTCCACCGTAGTCACCGGATTGGTGGTGGTATATCAGCCATCTTTCAAAATTACCATGAACTCCTCCACATTTAGCCAATACAAGGAGAAGTTCGATGCCAGTGGCGGACTCCGTATCGGGCCATTCACCTTTGGGGGACATGGCGGACACGAATCCACCTACACCCACAGTACTTCCAACGGCACCACTTACGAAGGTGGCTCCACTTCTACCGATCCTTTGATCATCGGTATGACCGTGGCCTTCCCCGGTGTCGAGGAAGTCATGCCTGCGAAATCCAACTAGTCGATCTAGGACGACTATGCGAAACTCGTAGGAATCAAGCAGGTGGGCCAGTAGGATCTTCTCGCTGGTCCACCCACCTAAACAAGTAAACCATCTACTACCTACCTACCTAGGGAGCCTCGCAAGGGGCTCCCTTTCACTCCAAATCTATGGCGACTACGCTTCAGGTTGACAAGCAACTGACCATTCGGGCCGACCAAATCCAAATTTTCAGTCCCCCCCAAAAATGGGATTGGGACGTAGCTGCCTCCGGCCAGATTACCAAAGAACAATTCGAGCTGTCTGATTATGTCCCTGCCTCTGCTTCTGGTACTTACTTCAATCGTTCTGGCACAAGTTTCAGCGCCCAATTCAGCAGTTTGCTCAACCTCCTCAGCACAGATGCTACCGATTTTCCCCTCCAAGATCTCCTCCAAGATCTCAAATCCATCAACCAAAATCGTCCCGAACACGGCAAGACCATTCCACATGGATGGACCCGCATCATGCAAGATGACCAGCTGCTCGAATACCAGCGAAAATGGTCTGCCGAGCGCCATCCCAATGAGTGGCTTGCCTCCATTTCTGATCAGCAGTCCATTCACACCACCGTCATCGAATTTGAGGAAAAATACCCCAATCAGTCCGTCAGCAAATTGGGCGCGATGACCATTCAAGCCACTTCTATCGCCCAAATCAATATCCTCCCCGGAAGCTGGTATGACAGTTCCATCATCAACATCGCCCGAAGGAGACCACAGGCATTCATCGACGAATCCTATGCCTCGATGTATTTTGGCGCGGCGGGTATCCTCAACAGCCGTCTATCCGCGATTATCGTGGCCATGATGCCGCATTCGATCACCCATTTTCACGAATACCAGAATCCCATCCCCCGCATCACCTTTCCCGAAAATCCCCAATACCGGACCTGCAAACCCTATATCCTCGCTGCGGTGCTGGAAATTTTCCCCTTGGAACAAGCAGGTATTTCGGGAGGCGTGACGGGGCGCAAGATCGAGCGTGATGCCTGTGAGGAAATGATCCAACGGCTAGCGTTGTATCGGGATAAAAACTGGGCCATCGGACTGCATGGCGACACCCAACAGCCCGATGATTTTGCACTGTTTTTTGGGAGTCGTGGTCTTCCATTTTATGCCTACCTCCGATCTCCCTCCGGAATCATCGGTGATTTCAGTGCCTACCAGACCAATATCGACACACTCAAAGTTTATCTCAAAGGACTACAAGGATGACCAAGATATCCACTACTCAGACCCAGGACATGCATTCGGCTTTGACTCAGGCGATCCGGTCTGAGCCATCGCTAATCGGAGGCCATGAAAAATCACTCAAAGGAGATGCAGGAGACGGCTCTACTGTAGTAGTCAGCGCCGAGGAAATCCAACTGATGGGCATCGCCCAACCTTGGGACTGGAAGCCCGATCCGGTGGGTCAGATCACGATGGAGAAGTTCCAGTTCTGCGATTTGGAGCCTGCCAAGGATTCGGGTAAGTACTTCTCTCCGGGCGGTCAGAGTTTCAGCAGTGGGTATCGGGATTTTCTGGCGTTGCTCTCGCCGGATTTTCAGCCGCAGAGCATCCTCTCCGCCGTCAAAACCACCAATCAGCCGCCCACATCAGGGGCCTCCAAATCCGGCTGGCTCAATGTCCTCAACAATGCAGGCCAGTTAGAGCAGAAACCTTCCTACTCCACTTCTGAGAGCCCTGAAGGCTGGATCGCGCAGGTTTCCACCCAAAATACCGAACACAAACTGACGCTGGAATTCGAGTCTGGTGACGTCTCCGTGGCGACCTCCTCCAAGGAAGTCAGCGTGCCTCCGGATCAAGTTTACAAGATCCAGATCACCGCCACAGCTTGGCAGCGCATCCAGATCTTTCCGGGCACTTGGTACAATCAGGCGATCATCACCATCGCCAAGGCCCGCGAATCCCAGTACCTCGCAGGCGGGATGGCTCAAGTGGCCTTTGGCCCCGGAGGACTGATCAATAGCCGCGTATCGGAATTTGTGGTGGCCATGATGCCCTCCGCGGTCGTGACGATGGACGAGCAATTTGCCTCCTCCCAGCAGATCCAAGCATCTGATATCCAGCAAGTCAAGGTCGGCGGCTTTCACTTTTCCAAAGGGAGTCCTGAATCTGCCGCCAAACTCCAACCCCAATCGGTGTTCCAGAGCGCATCGGCTGGTAGCGGCAAAACCACAATTTCTGCCTCCGAAACACATGCCACCCATCCCTACATCCTAGCGGTCATCATCCAGAAATTTGGGTGATGTGATTGGAGATGGGCTGGAGATGGGCAAGGGTTAAAACCCTTGGGTGTGGGGTGTCGCGCCTACAGCGCTTGGATGGATGTTTGCCTCTGACTGGGAGCCGGATTACCCACGAGTCAGTACACAGGCCGAAATCCGGCTCAGCTAAAGTGGGAATGGGCCTGTACACAGCCCGAAATTCGGCTCAGCTAAGTAGAGCTTGTGCGGATGGCCTGCGGCGGCGATAGGGATAGGAGAGGCGAGCGCCAGCGAGGTCCGGAGCCTTCAGCGGAGGACGGGAGCCCCCGATCGGAGTCGAGGGCAGGCTTCGCGGACCCCCGCATAGCCCGGCTCTGGCGACTCATGATGCCAAACGGAACTCATGGAGCCAAGCCGCCATAGATCGCCCAAATGAATCAGCATACACAAAAAACCGGGCACTCTCGCACCCGGTCCAATCATTAGTTTGCTAAACTACTTTGGTATCAAAAGGACATTCGCAGGAGGAAAACCAGAACCTCCCACATACTGCTACTACTACTCGCTATGGTGCCCGCTTGACCTACAGATTGGCGAGATTACCTCTCCAGCCCTTGGCCATTTGAGCGATCAGTGATTCGACTAATTCAGGTTGTTCAGATGCGATATTCCGGGTCTCGGTCGGATCTGTTTCATGGTCATACAATTCGACGTAGACCGGCTCCGCTTCGGGATTTCCGCGTGCTTTCCACACCACCAGACGGTAGCGCTCGGTGCGCATGGCGTATCCCATAAGTTCGTTTTCAAAGAAATCCCGATCCCATTTTTCCTGCTGTTGCTCGATGATACGGGCTTCCACCTCCTCGATGAGCGGACCAAAGTAGGTCTCGCGCATACTCGGTGTCAGCGGGTTTGCTGCCCATTCACGGAGCGCTGGGTTGGGATATTGGCTAAACACCGCAGGCTTCCAATCCATCTTGGGATCTGCCAACAATGGTGCGAAGCTCTGGCCTTCGAGATGTTCAGGCGCTTGCAGGCCTGCCAATTCCGCCAGTGTCGGGTACATATCTACCAATTCCACCAGCGCATCGGTCGTCATGCCGCGAACTTGATCCGGCATATCGGGCGTCCAGATGATCATCGGCACGCGCGTGGCAATCTCATAATTGGTCGCCTTGCCCCAGATCCCCATGTCGCCGAGGTGCCAGCCGTGGTCACTCCACAAGATGATGATGGTATTGTCGCGCACCCCAGCTTCCTCCAATGCATCGAGCATTTTGCCAATTTGGGCATCTACGTAGCTGACACTCGCCAGATAGGCATGCTTGAGCGTCGTGGCCAAGGAGGAATCAATGGTTCCAGACTTGGGAATTCCGTGACGGACGCGCAACTCAAAGGAAGCGTGCAATCCCATAGCCGCGCCATCTTCCGGGCTTTCTGTCTGCGTGGCCAAGGCGATCTGGGCGGGATCGTACATATCCCAGTATTTCTTGGGGGATGTCCAATCGAGATGTGGCAATTTGTAGCCCACCCCCAAGAAGAAAGGCTTGTCGCCTTGCTGGACCATTTCCTTCATCGTGGCAATCGCCAACTCGGTGTTGTACCCATCCTGATAGGTATGATCCGGCACATCGGCCATTTCATAAGCAGGTCCGCGCCCTAGTGCATAGTGACTGACAGAACCGTATTTTTTCTTGATCGCGGCTTGGTTGGCCTTGAAGATGTCTTGATTTTCCTTGAGCGCATAGCCTCCGATGAGTTTCGGGGCTTTGTGGGGTGCCAGGTCTCGGGCAGGCTCACGGCTCCATGACAATTCCTCGTCCGTGAATTTGCCGTGGTAAATCTTGCCGCAGTAGACCGTTTCATACCCATTGTTGCGGAAATGCTGAGGCAAGGTCACCAAGTCCGGATGCAGATCGCGGAAATAGGTGTAGTTCTCGATGATCTGCGTGGTTTCGGGTCGCGCACCTGTCATGAGGCTAGCACGGGAGGGAGAGCAGATCGCCTGCTGGCAGTACGCGTTCTCAAACAACAGTCCATCTCCTGCCAAGCGGTCGATATTGGGCGTTTGGGCAATGGGAGATCCATAGCAGCCCAGCTCGGGACGCAGGTCGTCCACTGCGATGAAGAGAACATTGGGGCTTGACTTCTCCGGTGTTTGGGAACAAGCCCCAGTCATGAGAACCAAACAAAAAACGACAAGTAGAAATCTCAACTGAGTCATATCATTTGGGGGTAATAGTCTTCGATTTTGGGGGACGTTATGCTATTGGGCATTCGCTGGTACCAAGGAAACCACAGTATCGACCTCTTGGATAGTGTGTGTGGTTTCTGTTCCGTTGGTGTATCGCACCTTCACCTTGATTGGGCCTTCACATGATCCGAGCCCTACATGGACCCACTGATTGGCGCCATGTCCATACGCTGCTCCGGCATATCCCACACGCCTCCACTGCTGGTTTCCGCAAGCTTCAATGCTGATGACAGCTCCCAAGGAGGTTCCAGCCTTTTCGGGGGAATGATCAAGCTTGAGGGTCAAAAAGTGGTTTTCTGAAGACTGAGAGGTGCGGTTCTGGAAGAGGTGCCATTTCCCTCGTTCATTTCCCAAGACGACATCCTGATGCCCATCGAGATTGTAATCCAGCGTAGCAACTGCACTTCCAGAGGCGGCTAACTCTTCGCTTTTGAGACCTGTCAGTTCCATCTGGCGAAACCCTTTGCCTTGCTCATTCAGGTAAATCCATGATTCCAACTCGTGAATCAAATCTCCCCGGCGTTGCACAACCAGATCCATGAATCCGTCATTGTCGAAATCCGCGACGGAAACTCCGGTACAGTGCTCAATCGCCGTGAATCCCATCTGTTCGGAGACATCGACATATCGACCCTTGCGATTCTCCAGGAGGACATTGGTCATTCCAGCTGGATGCTCATATTCGGGATAGGATTTCACGCCGTGAACGACCCCAGTTGCCGGAGCCCAAGTATCCACGGAAAGCCGCCATGCATCATTGCCGACATATCCCAGATAGGTTCCCCGCTCGGTGGTTTCATCGACAAATCCCAGCGCATCGCTATTGACAAATCGGAGGTCTTTCCCCGAATGGGTCTCTCCAGGAAATTCGTATTCGTAGCCTGACTCCCCCAACCGGATCGTCGTGTGGGGCCAGGTCGTGAAGTAGTTTTCCAGCTTCAGGACATCGCCCACCTGTAGATCTTGGGGTTGGAACTCGCCGCGCATGGAGAAAAAGCCCCAAGTCTGAGTCTTGGAATCGTAGAAGGTTTCCCCGACTTCAAATCCCTTCCCACGGGTAATGAACAGGTCAAAATCACCGTCATTGTCATAGTCGAACTCCACCACGTTGGAGGCATGTAGGATGGGATCGGCAAACAGAGTCTCGGATACGTCTTCGAATGAGAGTTCTCCATTTCCCTGGAAGGCCTTCAAGGGTCCGTTTCCATGCAAAATCAGGTCGAGGGTTCCATCTCCGTTGAAATCGGTGATCAGCGTTTTCTGTCCATCTCCTTTCACGGGCGGCAGCGTATCCGCCAATTCGAAGGTTCCCTCGGCAGTCCGCTCGTAGATGAAGTTTTCGCTCTTGCCGTAGAAGCCTTTGGAGTGGAAAGCAAAGTTGATCAGATCCAGGTCTCCATCGCCATCTGCATCCACCAATTTCATGGTCCGGCCTCTCATCCCCGGCAAACCTGCCGACAGCTCCGGCGCTTCTTCGAATGTCCGATTGCCCAGCGCCCGAAACACCTTGGCATTTCGAGAATTGCTCCCTGCGCCTCCTCCTCGGGAAATAAACAGTTCCAACTGTCCATCCTGATCGACATCTCCGACTGCCACTCCATGCAGGTCGCCCATGATCAGGTCGTAGGGTTTGGAAAACTTGCCATGATTATTCCAGCAAATCCGCACGCCAAATCCGTGGTCATTGAGGATCAGATCTGGATAGTCGTCCTGATCCAGATCTGCGACGAGTGCCCGATCCCATTTCTTGAGGGTCTTGTCCTCGGTGGGGAAATCGGCACTCATCTCAACGAAA is a window from the Pontibacter sp. G13 genome containing:
- a CDS encoding VCBS repeat-containing protein encodes the protein MSITKYTRSLASTGIVLCVLCLGGALWMGVAKDSIPLFYFVEMSADFPTEDKTLKKWDRALVADLDQDDYPDLILNDHGFGVRICWNNHGKFSKPYDLIMGDLHGVAVGDVDQDGQLELFISRGGGAGSNSRNAKVFRALGNRTFEEAPELSAGLPGMRGRTMKLVDADGDGDLDLINFAFHSKGFYGKSENFIYERTAEGTFELADTLPPVKGDGQKTLITDFNGDGTLDLILHGNGPLKAFQGNGELSFEDVSETLFADPILHASNVVEFDYDNDGDFDLFITRGKGFEVGETFYDSKTQTWGFFSMRGEFQPQDLQVGDVLKLENYFTTWPHTTIRLGESGYEYEFPGETHSGKDLRFVNSDALGFVDETTERGTYLGYVGNDAWRLSVDTWAPATGVVHGVKSYPEYEHPAGMTNVLLENRKGRYVDVSEQMGFTAIEHCTGVSVADFDNDGFMDLVVQRRGDLIHELESWIYLNEQGKGFRQMELTGLKSEELAASGSAVATLDYNLDGHQDVVLGNERGKWHLFQNRTSQSSENHFLTLKLDHSPEKAGTSLGAVISIEACGNQQWRRVGYAGAAYGHGANQWVHVGLGSCEGPIKVKVRYTNGTETTHTIQEVDTVVSLVPANAQ
- a CDS encoding histidinol-phosphatase produces the protein MAELSRKLQRMSWTNYHSHSHYCDGKLSPEAHIQSAIERGFAAFGCSSHSPVAFPSTWNMNPEDAPKYAAEIRSLRDQYQDQIEIYVGMEVDFIPGVTGPSDPLIAAQNLDYSVGSIHYVDAFPDGTPWEIDGPHVLFVRGVEEIFGGNARAAVERYYELTRMMVEQDPPSMIGHLDKIKIQDESGKLFDTGSDWYQAEVRKTLDVIAQSGIPVEVNTRGMYKGLTTEPYPGRWILTEMYQRNIPVVLNSDSHRPQEIDGHFSEAAALLLEIGYRELQVLLGGTWQSVPFDASGLKIGANQS
- a CDS encoding sulfatase — protein: MTQLRFLLVVFCLVLMTGACSQTPEKSSPNVLFIAVDDLRPELGCYGSPIAQTPNIDRLAGDGLLFENAYCQQAICSPSRASLMTGARPETTQIIENYTYFRDLHPDLVTLPQHFRNNGYETVYCGKIYHGKFTDEELSWSREPARDLAPHKAPKLIGGYALKENQDIFKANQAAIKKKYGSVSHYALGRGPAYEMADVPDHTYQDGYNTELAIATMKEMVQQGDKPFFLGVGYKLPHLDWTSPKKYWDMYDPAQIALATQTESPEDGAAMGLHASFELRVRHGIPKSGTIDSSLATTLKHAYLASVSYVDAQIGKMLDALEEAGVRDNTIIILWSDHGWHLGDMGIWGKATNYEIATRVPMIIWTPDMPDQVRGMTTDALVELVDMYPTLAELAGLQAPEHLEGQSFAPLLADPKMDWKPAVFSQYPNPALREWAANPLTPSMRETYFGPLIEEVEARIIEQQQEKWDRDFFENELMGYAMRTERYRLVVWKARGNPEAEPVYVELYDHETDPTETRNIASEQPELVESLIAQMAKGWRGNLANL
- a CDS encoding DUF5690 family protein; translation: MKICRLSDRMDVRENDLLMSQRITQRLSQANPALLSVFAIVAAFCTYSCMYAFRKPFSAATYADFPEILGLSYKNILVISQVIGYMLSKFIGIKVVSEIGTQRRGWAILGLIGIAEVALLGFGLLPAPYNIAFLFFNGLPLGMVWGLVFSFLEGRKQTEVMGLGLCASFIFASGFVKDIGRWLMTEGVSEQWMPFTTGLLFAIPLCLFVWMLTILPNPTAEDEALRTKRAPMDGKARWHFFKTYAPGLVLLVIVYTVLTAYRDFRDNFMADIWMDLRGADDMPSFSSTETPISLIILATLMLLVLIKDNRKALVVNHLAILGGVVLAGASTWAFHQGILSDQGWLLLTGVGTYLAYIPFNSILFDRMIAATRQVANVGFLIYLADAFGYLGSVSVLIFKDFGAAELSWTEFFTNISYALTIIGAAGILMAMFYFRNVFEDKPVKEQL